The genomic window GGCCTCGAAGACAGTGCCCGCACCGACCACCGGATCGGCGCCATAACCGCCGTCGCCCAGCACCATCCGGTGCACCAGCACATCGGGTTGATGCTCGATGATCCAGTACTGCGGAATGCCGATAGCCGCGTACTCGCGCACCTTCCGCACTCGATCGGTGCGTTCGGTCCCGCTACCAGGCGCGATGACCTCCACGGCGAGTCGCACCTCGGTGCCGGAAACCCGTTTGGGAACGTCCGCGACGACCGCGGCCCTGGCGACCTCACGCGGCACCACGATGATGTCGGGCTTGCGCACCCCACTACGGGTGGAGACCTCCCAGCCGCTGCCGACGCAGAGGTGCACGGCGGCACCGACGGCCGCGGCATCGATGAGGCGGCCCAGTCGCTGCGTCACGTGGTTGTGCCTGGCACCGGCGGCCACCTCGACCAGCCAGCCGTCCTCGAGTTCGAAACCCTTGCCGCCACCGGGCACATCACGCAGATCCAACCCGGCATAGGGACCGACATCGGCCCTTCGATTGCCTCGCCGTCCGTTCACCGAACCTCCGTCTCACCAGGTAGGTCCGCATGTTCGCCGAGTGGCTGTAATCCAGCACACATCATGGACCCAATCCATGGTTTACCACGCCGCGTCCGGTTCACACGTCACCGGAAGGTTCCGGTACGGAACCTTGTTCGGCTTCGGCTCAGACGATGGCGGCGATGCGGTCGCCCACCTCGACCGTCGACGCCGCACCCGCGCGGGCAGCGAGATCCTTGGCAACGGCGGATTCGATCCGGGCGGCGGCTTCGCTATTGCCGAGATGGTTGAGCAGCAACGAAACCGAGAGGATTGCGGCGGTCGGGTCCGCCTTGGACTGGCCCGCGATATCGGGGGCGCTGCCGTGCACCGGCTCGAACATGCTCGGATTGGTCCCCGAGGCATCGATATTGCCGCTGGCGGCCAGGCCGATGCCGCCGCTGACGGCGGCCGCGAGGTCGGTGATGATGTCGCCGAACAGGTTGTCGGTGACGATCACATCGAACCGGCCCGGATCGTTCACCAGATGAATGGTCGCGGCGTCGATGTGCTGGTAAGCCGTTGCGACATCAGGGAATTCGGCGGCCACCTCGTCCACGGTGCGCTGCCACAGCGAACCGGCGAAGGTGAGCACGTTGGTTTTGTGCACCAGAGTGAGGTGCTTGCGGCGGGCCTGCGCCTTCGCGAAGGCGTAGCGCACGACGCGCTCGATGCCGAAGCGGGTGTTGGTGCTGACCTCGGTTGCCACCTCGTGCGGCGTCTCGACGCGGATCGCACCACCGGTGCCGGTGTACGGCCCCTCGGTCCCTTCCCGGACCACCACGAAATCGATGTCGGGGCTGCCTGCCAGCGGGCTGGTCACGCCGGGAAACAGCTTGGACGGCCGCAGGTTCACGTGATGATCCAGTGCGAACCGGGTGCGCAGCAGCAGCCCGCGCTCGAGCACGCCGCTGGGCACCGACGGATCACCGATCGCGCCGAGCAGGATCGCGTCGTGCTGCTTCAACTCCGGCAGCACCGATTCCGGCAGGATCTCACCGGTCGCGTGGTACCGCTTGGCACCGAGGTCGTACTCGGTCTTCTCGACACCTGGCACGACCACGTCGAGCACCTTCAGTGCCTGAGCAATGACTTCCGGACCGATGCCGTCGCCGGGGATCACAGCAAGCTTCATGACAACAATGCTCCGTTCGGTATTGCTAGGCGCAGGGTCGGCGACCAGGCACCGCATTGTCAGCGCCGCGCACGTTTCCGATGCCCGCGCACGAAATCGCTGATGATTTCGTGCGCGGGGCGTCAATGCGTGCGCGGCATCGGATCAGAACAGGTCGACGACGACGACCTTTGCGGCACCTACGGATTCGGCGATCGCGGATTCCACGTCGGCGGGGACCTCGCGGTTGACGCGCAGGATCACCGTCGCGCCTTCCTTGTCGACGTCCTGGCTCAGCTGGGCGGCGAGGATGTCGATCCCGGCTTCACCGAGCTTGGTGCCGATCTTGCCGAGTGCGCCCGGCTTGTCCTCGTAGTTCAGCACGGCGACGTTCAGGCCCTCGGCGCGCATGTCGTAGTTGCGGCCGTTGATGTTGACGATCTTCTGCACCTGCTGCGGCTCGGTCAGCGTGCCCGCCACGTTCAGGGTGCGGCCGTCGCCGAACACGGCACGCAGGTCGACGACGCTGCGGTGGCTCGGGCTCTCCGACGCGGTGGTCACCTGTGCGGTGATGCCGCGCTCCTTGGCCAGGGTCGGCGCGTTGACGAAGGTGACCTGATCTTCGACCAGGGCGGAGAAAATGCCGCGCAGCGCCGAAAGCTCCAGCACCGCAACGTCTTGCGCGGCGAGCTCGCCGCGCACCTGCACCTCGACACTGACCGGCAGCTCGTCGGACAGCGCACCGAGCAGTGCACCCTGCTTGCGCACGATGTCCAGCCACGGCGAGACCTCTTCGCCGACGCTGCCGCCGGTGACATTCACGGCGCCGGGCACGAATTCACCGGCCAGCGCGAGCAGTACCGACTTGGCGACGTCGGTGCCCGCACGGTCCTGCGCCTCCGAGGTGGACGCGCCGAGGTGCGGGGTCACCACGACCTGCGGCAGCTCGAACAGCGGGCTGTCGGTGCACGGCTCGGTCTCGAACACGTCCAGGCCGGCGGCCCGCACATGGCCGGACTTGATGGCATCGGCGAGCGCCTGCTCGTCGACGAGTCCGCCGCGCGCGGCGTTGACGATGATGACGCCCGGCTTGGTCTTCGCGATGGCTTCCTTGCCGATGATGCCCTTGGTCTCCGGGGTCTTCGGCAGGTGCACCGAGATCAGGTCGGCGCGCTCGAGCAGTTCGTCCAGGCTCAGCAGCTCGATGCCGAGCTGGGCGGCACGGGCGGGCGAGACGTAGGGGTCGTACGCGACGATCTTGGTCTCGAAGGCGGCGAGGCGCGCGGCGAACAGCTGGCCGATGCGGCCGAGGCCGACCACGCCGACGGTCTTGTCGAAGATCTCGACACCGTTGAACTTGCTGCGCTGCCAGGTGTGTTCGCGCAGCGTGGCATCGGCCGCCGGGATCTGGCGCGCGGCGGCGAGTAGCAGCGTGACGGCGTGCTCGGCGGCGGTGTGGATGTTCGAGGTTGGCGCGTTGACCACCATGACACCGCGTTCGGTGGCCGCGGGTACGTCGACATTGTCGAGGCCGACGCCGGCCCTGGCGACGATCTTGAGGTTCTTGCCTGCCTCCAGGACCTCGGCGTCCACCGTGGTCGCGGAGCGCACGAGTAGTGCGTCGGCGTCGGGCACGGCGGCGAGTAGAGCCGGGCGGTCGGGGCCGTCGACCCACCGAACCTCGACTCCGTCACCGAGCGCGTCGACGGTCGACTGGGCAAGCTTGTCGGCGATCAGGACAACAGGACGGCCTGCTTGGCTCACTGTGGAGTACTCCTGGGGAAGGGGTCGGCAATTACCGCCGATCAGCTTAGTGGGCGTGGTTTCGGCGCCTGCTACCCCCTGGTAGGGCGGCCGTCGTCAGTAGAGCGGATTCGCAAAAATATGAAGACCGGTCTACAGTTACCGCATGGGCGCCAAGGGAACCGAGACACGCTGCAAACTCCTCGGTGCCACTCGGGCACTGGTGGAGAAGCACGGATACTTCGGTGCGGGCCTCAACCAGATCATCGAGACCAGCGGCGCACCGCGCGGCTCGCTGTACTTCCACTTTCCGGGCGGCAAGGACCAACTCGTCGCCGAGGCGGTAGCCCAGGCAGGCAGCGAAATCACGGCGCTGATCGATCAGGCCGAACCCGGCGACACCGCGACAGCCGTGACCAGCCTGCTCACTGTATTCGGCGACCGACTGGAAGCCTCCGATTGGCATCACGGCTGTCCGGTCGCCACGGTCACGCTCGACGTTGCGGCCGCGAATGACACGATCCAGGCCGAATGCGCCGCCGCGTACGCGGCATGGGAAGGGGCACTACGCATTCGGCTGCAGGCCGACGGACGGTCCGATGCGGCGGACTTGGCCGCGGCGATTCTCGCCATGATCGAAGGTGCCCTGCTCTTGGCCCGCGCCCAGCGCAACCGCGAGCCGCTCGAGCGGGTGGCGCGCACCATTCACGCCATGCTCTGAGCTCTGAGCTCTGATCAGCCTTTCCGGCAACAGCTTTCGCATATCCTCAGAATATGTAGACCGGTCTATTAAGGAGAACATCATGTCCGACAGCATCGTGCTCGGCGCCGCCGGGTTCATCGGCCGCGCCGTGGTAGCCCACCTACTCACTCAGGGCGGATCCGTCATCGCGGCCGTCCGTCCCGGCAGCGAGCAACGGCTCACCACGTGGCTGCACGCACAGGCTGTCGACCAGACCGGGCTCAGCGTCGTTTCCTGTGACGTGACCGCGAAGGATCTCGGCCTGCCCACCGACCTCGACGCCGCCGACGTCCGTGACGTCTATAACTGCGCGGCCCGCTTCGCTTTCGGCCTCGGCAAGGACGACGCGTACGCGGTGAACGTGACCGGCGCACTCAACGTGCTCGATTGGGCCGCCGCGCTGCCCGGGTTGCGACGGGTCGTCCACATCACCGGCTATCGCATCACCGTCGAGGATTCCGCCGAACAGAACTATGCGACAGGCGCTTACGGTGCCTCGAAGTTCGAGTCGGATCCGCTGCTGCGCCTGCGGGCGGCCGAACGTGGCATTCCCTTGACGATCGCCAACCCGAGCAGCGTACTCGGCCGCGGCCAATACGTCGGGCTCGCAAGCATTGTCGATGACCTGTGGCATGGCAGGCTCGCCGCGATCCCCGGCGGCCGCGAAACCTTCCTTCCGATAGTCGATCTGGACTACTTCGCGGCGTTTCTGACCGAACTGCCGAAGCAGGCCG from Nocardia iowensis includes these protein-coding regions:
- a CDS encoding TetR/AcrR family transcriptional regulator, yielding MGAKGTETRCKLLGATRALVEKHGYFGAGLNQIIETSGAPRGSLYFHFPGGKDQLVAEAVAQAGSEITALIDQAEPGDTATAVTSLLTVFGDRLEASDWHHGCPVATVTLDVAAANDTIQAECAAAYAAWEGALRIRLQADGRSDAADLAAAILAMIEGALLLARAQRNREPLERVARTIHAML
- a CDS encoding 3-isopropylmalate dehydrogenase, producing MKLAVIPGDGIGPEVIAQALKVLDVVVPGVEKTEYDLGAKRYHATGEILPESVLPELKQHDAILLGAIGDPSVPSGVLERGLLLRTRFALDHHVNLRPSKLFPGVTSPLAGSPDIDFVVVREGTEGPYTGTGGAIRVETPHEVATEVSTNTRFGIERVVRYAFAKAQARRKHLTLVHKTNVLTFAGSLWQRTVDEVAAEFPDVATAYQHIDAATIHLVNDPGRFDVIVTDNLFGDIITDLAAAVSGGIGLAASGNIDASGTNPSMFEPVHGSAPDIAGQSKADPTAAILSVSLLLNHLGNSEAAARIESAVAKDLAARAGAASTVEVGDRIAAIV
- a CDS encoding Uma2 family endonuclease — its product is MNGRRGNRRADVGPYAGLDLRDVPGGGKGFELEDGWLVEVAAGARHNHVTQRLGRLIDAAAVGAAVHLCVGSGWEVSTRSGVRKPDIIVVPREVARAAVVADVPKRVSGTEVRLAVEVIAPGSGTERTDRVRKVREYAAIGIPQYWIIEHQPDVLVHRMVLGDGGYGADPVVGAGTVFEAVVDADKPFRVAFDPAALLAV
- the serA gene encoding phosphoglycerate dehydrogenase, whose translation is MSQAGRPVVLIADKLAQSTVDALGDGVEVRWVDGPDRPALLAAVPDADALLVRSATTVDAEVLEAGKNLKIVARAGVGLDNVDVPAATERGVMVVNAPTSNIHTAAEHAVTLLLAAARQIPAADATLREHTWQRSKFNGVEIFDKTVGVVGLGRIGQLFAARLAAFETKIVAYDPYVSPARAAQLGIELLSLDELLERADLISVHLPKTPETKGIIGKEAIAKTKPGVIIVNAARGGLVDEQALADAIKSGHVRAAGLDVFETEPCTDSPLFELPQVVVTPHLGASTSEAQDRAGTDVAKSVLLALAGEFVPGAVNVTGGSVGEEVSPWLDIVRKQGALLGALSDELPVSVEVQVRGELAAQDVAVLELSALRGIFSALVEDQVTFVNAPTLAKERGITAQVTTASESPSHRSVVDLRAVFGDGRTLNVAGTLTEPQQVQKIVNINGRNYDMRAEGLNVAVLNYEDKPGALGKIGTKLGEAGIDILAAQLSQDVDKEGATVILRVNREVPADVESAIAESVGAAKVVVVDLF